The Nesterenkonia xinjiangensis genome contains a region encoding:
- a CDS encoding NAD-dependent succinate-semialdehyde dehydrogenase, producing the protein MTETTSSETTSSETTSSETTRLEYRTRDPRTNTVLETFDVLEPAQLEEVLEVGHQAFQDWRTLDIEDRAVFAHRIADLFEERRTDLAVIASTEMGKALDQADGEVQECIDIFRYYAVNGPHLGADEVIKEIDGRRAVIQKRPLGMLLGIMPWNFPFYQVARFAAPNLLLGNTLLLKHTESCPRSALALQRLLDDAGLPAGVYQNVFVTHDQVEQIIADDRVQGVSLTGSERAGSAVASLAGRHLKKVVLELGGSDPHIYLSAEDVAQAAREAVEFRLDTMGQACTSNKRLIVLEDLYEEFVDAVVEEIGALEPGDPLEPRPGHYYPLSSEQAAEGLHGQLRRAVEQGARLRVGGDRPDRPGAWLRPAVLTDVSEHTDAYRQELFGPVLTIYRVRDEEEAVRLANDSSYGLGGAVFSQDRAQALRVAQQLEVGMSNVNVGGSEAADMPFGGVKRSGFGRELGPLGMDEFVNKRLLNIVDPEIAGREG; encoded by the coding sequence ATGACCGAGACCACCAGTTCCGAGACCACCAGTTCCGAGACCACGAGCTCTGAGACCACCCGTCTGGAGTACCGCACCCGGGATCCGCGCACCAACACCGTGCTGGAGACCTTCGACGTCCTGGAGCCGGCGCAGCTGGAGGAGGTGCTGGAGGTCGGCCACCAGGCCTTCCAGGACTGGCGGACCCTGGACATCGAGGACCGTGCGGTGTTCGCCCACCGCATCGCTGACCTGTTCGAGGAGCGACGCACGGACCTGGCCGTCATCGCCTCCACGGAGATGGGCAAGGCGCTGGACCAGGCGGACGGCGAGGTGCAGGAGTGCATCGACATCTTCCGCTATTACGCCGTCAACGGTCCCCACCTGGGCGCTGACGAGGTCATCAAGGAGATCGACGGGCGCCGGGCCGTGATCCAGAAGCGTCCGCTGGGGATGCTGCTGGGCATCATGCCGTGGAACTTCCCGTTCTACCAGGTGGCCCGGTTCGCGGCGCCGAACCTTTTGCTGGGCAACACGCTCCTGCTCAAGCACACGGAGTCGTGCCCGCGCTCGGCGCTGGCCCTGCAGCGGCTCCTCGACGACGCCGGGCTGCCGGCGGGCGTCTACCAGAACGTCTTCGTCACCCATGACCAGGTCGAGCAGATCATCGCCGACGACCGGGTCCAGGGAGTCTCGCTCACCGGCTCCGAGCGGGCCGGCTCGGCAGTGGCCTCCCTCGCGGGGCGGCACCTGAAGAAGGTGGTGCTCGAGCTGGGCGGCTCGGACCCGCACATCTACCTGTCGGCGGAGGACGTCGCCCAGGCCGCCCGCGAGGCGGTGGAGTTCCGTCTGGACACCATGGGTCAGGCCTGCACCTCGAACAAGCGGCTGATCGTGCTCGAGGACCTCTACGAGGAGTTCGTGGACGCGGTGGTCGAGGAGATCGGCGCCCTGGAGCCAGGTGACCCGCTGGAGCCTCGGCCGGGGCACTACTATCCCCTCTCCTCCGAGCAGGCCGCCGAGGGTCTGCACGGTCAGCTGCGGCGCGCCGTCGAGCAGGGGGCGCGGCTGCGAGTGGGCGGCGACCGGCCGGATCGTCCGGGAGCTTGGCTGCGGCCGGCCGTGCTCACCGATGTCAGCGAGCACACGGACGCCTACCGCCAGGAGCTCTTCGGACCGGTCCTGACGATCTACCGGGTCCGTGATGAGGAGGAAGCGGTACGCCTGGCCAACGACTCGTCCTACGGTCTCGGCGGCGCGGTCTTCTCGCAGGACCGGGCTCAGGCATTGCGCGTGGCCCAGCAGCTCGAGGTCGGCATGTCCAATGTCAACGTCGGCGGCTCCGAGGCCGCGGACATGCCCTTCGGCGGTGTGAAGCGCTCCGGGTTCGGCCGAGAGCTGGGACCGCTGGGGATGGACGAGTTCGTCAACAAGCGCCTGCTGAACATCGTCGACCCGGAGATTGCGGGGCGCGAGGGCTGA
- a CDS encoding cyclase family protein — MTSPEASVPHDLSRPIHDAMMVYPGDPAVVLGPGLTLEGDGVAVARLTCGSHTGTHLDAPSHTVPGGRTTSQIRLEELIGPARVIHLEAGPGHLVAPQDLSLGDAERLPRRVFLAFGWDRFFGTEQALQHPGLSVEAAELLWSRGMRVLGTDALSPDLTGAALTDPASTDPEAGFPVHELVLGRDGLIVENLTGLRDLPAGEHHVGIFPLPLADVDGAPARVVAWRGAAQGLSAGDPPAPPAT, encoded by the coding sequence ATGACGTCTCCGGAGGCCTCCGTGCCCCATGACCTGAGTCGACCCATCCACGACGCGATGATGGTCTATCCGGGCGATCCCGCCGTCGTGCTGGGGCCCGGGCTCACGCTTGAGGGCGACGGCGTCGCCGTCGCGCGTCTGACCTGCGGCTCACACACGGGCACCCACCTGGATGCCCCGAGCCACACGGTGCCCGGGGGGCGGACGACCTCACAGATCCGGCTGGAGGAGCTCATCGGCCCGGCCCGGGTGATCCACCTGGAGGCTGGTCCGGGGCACCTGGTGGCACCGCAGGATCTGAGCCTCGGAGACGCGGAGCGACTGCCCCGCCGGGTGTTCCTGGCCTTCGGCTGGGACCGGTTCTTCGGCACGGAGCAGGCGCTGCAGCACCCGGGGCTGAGCGTGGAGGCCGCCGAGCTGCTGTGGTCGCGGGGGATGCGGGTCCTCGGCACCGATGCGCTGAGCCCTGACCTCACCGGAGCCGCCCTGACCGACCCAGCCTCGACCGACCCGGAGGCAGGGTTCCCCGTCCACGAGCTGGTGCTCGGCCGCGACGGGCTGATCGTGGAGAATCTGACCGGACTGCGCGATCTGCCGGCGGGGGAGCACCACGTGGGGATCTTCCCGCTGCCGCTGGCCGACGTCGACGGCGCTCCGGCGCGCGTGGTGGCCTGGCGGGGAGCTGCTCAGGGGCTCAGCGCCGGTGACCCGCCTGCGCCGCCAGCAACGTGA